CCAGGAAGGCCTCGCTCGCCGGAGTGACGATGCCGAACCCCACGATGAGCAGGGCCAGCAGCGCCACCGCGCAGGCGAGCAACCGGCGGCGTCGGGAGAGCACGGCCCGGCGGCCCGCGGGCGGCCGTGTCCCCGCGTGCTCATGTGTGACCAGGTGGACGTCGATCGGTCCGGACAGGGCCGTGGTGGCGGCCCCGATGCCGGGCGAGAGCAACCGGGCGATCCGGCCGCGACGGCTGGCCCCCAGGACCAGCTGTGTCGCGTTGACCCCGCGTGCGAACGCGATCAGTGAGCGGGCCACGTCCTCGCCCAGGACCTGGTGGTAGGTGCCGCCCAGATGTTCCACCAGGACGCGTTGCCGGGCCAGCAGGGCGGGGTCGGCTCCGGTGAGGCCGTCGCTGCGGGCCACGTGCACGGCCAGGAGGTCCGCGCCCCTGCCGCGTCGGGCGATGCGGGCCGCCCGGCGCAGTAGGGTCTCGCCCTCGGCCCCGCCGGTGAGCGCGACCACGACCCGTTCCCGGGTCTCCCAGGTGTCGGTCACGCCGTGGTCGCTGCGGTAGCTCTCCAGCTCGTCCTCGACCCGGCCGGCCAGCCAGAGCAGGGCCAGCTCTCGCAGAGCGGACAGGTTGCCGCTGCGGAAGTAGTTGCCCAGGGAGGCGTCGATCTTCTCCGGCCGGTAGACGTTGCCGTGCGCGAGCCTCTTGCGCAGGGCCTCGGGGGTCATGTCGACCAGCTCGATCTGCTCGGCGGCGCGAACCCAGGCGTCGGGCACGGTCTCGCCCTGGCGGATTCCGGTGACCCGCTCCACGACGTCGTTGAGGGACTCCAGGTGCTGGATGTTGAGCGTGGACAGCACGGTGATGCCCGCGTCCAGCAGCGCCTCGATGTCCTGCCAGCGCTTGGCGTTGCGGCTGCCGGGGACGTTGCTGTGCGCGAGCTCGTCGACCAGGACGACCTGGGGGCGGCGCTCCAGGACCGCCTCCAGGTCCATCTCCTCGAAGGAGCGGCCCCGGTGGGTGACCCGGGTGCGCGGGACCACTTCGAGGTCGTCGATCATCGCCTCGGTCATCACCCGACCGTGGCACTCGACGAACCCCACGACTACGTCCGCGCCGCGGTCACGGCGCCGGTGGGCCTCGTCCAGCATCCGGTAGGTCTTGCCCACCCCGGGTGCCGCCCCCAGATAGACCCGCAAGTTTCCACGTGTCACAGCAGTTCCTCCTCCGGAACCATCCTCACCGGTCACCGTGCGTTTTTGGGACGTTTGGCGCTAACTGTCCGCTAAATCCCCCCGGATGGGCGTTAAGGGAGCGCTACCGGTGTGCCGCCCGCCGTCCTTCCCGACCCAACCTCGTCTGCGGCGCTCTCACGCCCCGGGGCGGTCGCACCCGCCCCGCGTTCGATCGAAGCAAGGAACATGGACGAGAACATGGCGGACCTACTCCTCCTGCTGACGGGTACGGGCTTCATCGCCCTGTGCGCTGTCTACGTGCGGATGTGCCAGCACCTCCTGGGTCCGGACCCGGAAGATCCCCATCCCGATCCGGTGGGACCCGCCGGGGCCCGTGGGGACGCGACGGACCACGCCGGGCGTACCGGCGTACAGAAGACGGTGACGTCATGAGTTGGGACGAGGCCCTCACCCTGGCCGTGGCCCTTCCCCTGGCCCTCTACCTGCTGGCCACCCTGCTCTTCCCGGAGAGGTTCTGATGAGTGCGACCGCATGGGCCCAGTTCGCCCTGCTGATCGCGGTGCTGTTGGCCACGGCTCCGCTGCTCGGCCGCTACATGGCCAAGGTCTACGGGTACGGCGAGGGTGTCAGAGCGCCCGGCGACCGGTTCTTCCTCCCGGTGGAGAAACTGGTCTACCGGATCTGTCGGATCGACCCCGAAAAGGAGCAGCACTGGACCAGGTACGCGCTGTCCCTGCTGGCCTTCAGCGCGGTGGGCTTCCTGGCCCTGTACGCGCTGCTGAGGGCCCAGGGGGCGCTGCCGCTCAACCCGCTCGGGCTGCCCGGTCTCGACCCCAACGTGGCGTTCAACGTCGCGGTCAGCTTCATGACCAACACCAACTGGCAGGCCTACGGCGGTGAGTCGACCATGTCGCACCTGAGCCAGATGAGCGGGCTCACGGTGCAGAACTTCGTCTCCGCCGCGGCCGGGATGGGGGTGATGGCCGCTCTCATCCGAGGTCTGGCCCGCCGAGGGGCCCGCACTGTCGGCAACTTCTGGGTGGACCTGACCCGGGGAGTCCTGCGCGTCCTGCTGCCGCTCTCCCTGCTGGTCTCGTTCGTACTGGTGAGCCAGGGGGTGATCCAGAACTTCAACGGGCACACTCCCGCAGCCACCCTGGAGGGAGGGGCCCAGGCGATCCCCGGCGGTCCCGCCGCCAGCCAGGTCGCCATCAAGCAGCTGGGCACCAACGGGGGCGGGTTCTTCGACATGAACTCAGCGCACCCCTTCGAGAACGCCACCGTCCTGAGCAACTTCGTCCAGACGTGGGCGATCCTCGTCATCCCCTTCGCGCTGGCCTTCGCCTTCGGCCACATGGTCCGGGACCGGCGCCAGGGGTGGGCGGTCTTCGGGATCATGTTCACCGTCTGGGCGGCGTTCTCCCTGATCGTCATGGGGGCCGAGGGGGCGGGAAACCCGCGGCTGGAGGCCATGGGGGTGGACCAGTCCGTCACGGCCGAGCAGTCCGGCGGCTACATGGAGGGCAAGGAGACCCGGTTCGGACCGGCGGCCTCCGGCCTGTGGGCCGCCTCCACCACCGGGACGTCCAACGGGTCGGTCAACGCCATGCACGACAGCCTCACCCCGCTCGGCGGCGGAGCGACCATGCTGCACATGATGTTCGGCGAGCTCAGTCCGGGCGGCGTGGGCGTGGGGCTCAACGGCCTCCTGGTGATGACCGTCCTGACGGTCTTCATCGCCGGACTGATGATCGGACGCACCCCGGAGTACCTCGGAAAGAAGATCACCTCCACCGAGATCACCCTGGTCATGCTGTACGTCCTGGCCATGCCGGTGGTCCTGCTGGGGTTCGCGGCGGCCACGGCGGTCAACAGCGCCGCCCTGGCCTCACTCGGCAACCAGGGACCGCACGGACTGTCGGAGATCCTCTACGGCTACGCCTCCACCGCCAACAACAACGGGTCGGCGTTCGCGGGCCTGGACTCCTCGACCTGGTGGTACACGGTCACGATGGGCATCGCCATGCTGGTCGGCCGGTTCCTGCTCATCATCCCCGTCCTGGCGCTCGCCGGGTCGCTGGCCCGAAAACGACCGGTTCCCGCCACGGTCGGAACCCTGCCCACGCACACCCCGCTCTTCGCCGGGCTGACCGTCACCGTGGTCGTGATCGTCGCAGGTCTGACCTTCCTCCCCGCCCTCTCCCTCGGCCCCCTCGCCGAACACTTCACACTGTGAGCACGCACATGGACGAGAACACACCCTCCCCCCGACCGGGGGGAACCGCCACCGCCCCCTGCCCCCCAGACACACCGGACGCACCCCGCTCCGAGGAGGGGCCGGTACCAGTAGCGACCCGCGGATCACTGACCTCGGGACCGGTCCTGCGCCGGGCACTGGTCGAGGCGCTGCGCAAACTCGACCCGCGGACCCTGGTCCGCAACCCCGTCATCTTCGTGGTGCTGGTCGGCAGCGTGCTGTCCACGGTGGTGTTCCTGGTCAACGCCGGGACGACGGACACCCGAGGACTGGTCTTCGGTGCCCTGATCACCTTCTTCCTGTGGGCGACGGTGCTGTTCGCCAACTTCGCCGAGGCCCTGGCCGAAGGCCGGGGCAAGGCCCAGGCGGACGCCCTGCGGGCCGTGCGCGCAAGCACGACCGCCCTGGTCCGACACCCCGACGGCACCACCGAACGCGTCCCGGGAACCGAGCTACGGGTCGGTGACACGTGCGTCGTCGCGGCGGGGGAGATTATCCCTGGAGACGGCGAGGTGGTCGAGGGCGTCGCCAGCGTGGACGAGTCCGCCATCACCGGTGAGTCCGCGCCCGTCATCCGCGAGTCCGGGGGAGACCGCTCCGCTGTCACCGGCGGAACCACCGTGCTCTCCGACTCCATCGCCGTGCGCGTCACCAGCCGCCCCGGCGACACCTTCCTGGACCGCATGATCTCCCTGGTCGAAGGAGCCGAACGCCGACGCACCCCCAACGAGATCGCCCTCAACATCCTGTTGAGCGGGCTCACCCTCATCTTCCTCATCGCGGTGGTCACCCTCCAGCCGATGGCCGTCTACTCGCAGGC
This DNA window, taken from Nocardiopsis exhalans, encodes the following:
- a CDS encoding potassium-transporting ATPase subunit F; protein product: MSWDEALTLAVALPLALYLLATLLFPERF
- the kdpA gene encoding potassium-transporting ATPase subunit KdpA, with the protein product MSATAWAQFALLIAVLLATAPLLGRYMAKVYGYGEGVRAPGDRFFLPVEKLVYRICRIDPEKEQHWTRYALSLLAFSAVGFLALYALLRAQGALPLNPLGLPGLDPNVAFNVAVSFMTNTNWQAYGGESTMSHLSQMSGLTVQNFVSAAAGMGVMAALIRGLARRGARTVGNFWVDLTRGVLRVLLPLSLLVSFVLVSQGVIQNFNGHTPAATLEGGAQAIPGGPAASQVAIKQLGTNGGGFFDMNSAHPFENATVLSNFVQTWAILVIPFALAFAFGHMVRDRRQGWAVFGIMFTVWAAFSLIVMGAEGAGNPRLEAMGVDQSVTAEQSGGYMEGKETRFGPAASGLWAASTTGTSNGSVNAMHDSLTPLGGGATMLHMMFGELSPGGVGVGLNGLLVMTVLTVFIAGLMIGRTPEYLGKKITSTEITLVMLYVLAMPVVLLGFAAATAVNSAALASLGNQGPHGLSEILYGYASTANNNGSAFAGLDSSTWWYTVTMGIAMLVGRFLLIIPVLALAGSLARKRPVPATVGTLPTHTPLFAGLTVTVVVIVAGLTFLPALSLGPLAEHFTL